In Fusobacterium canifelinum, a genomic segment contains:
- a CDS encoding ISL3 family transposase: MISLSLSNFIKTILNIQDDNISFPEEDYCQIIQKGNYVIKVFKGFLKSNYCSCPHCNSKNIVKNGSRERNIKFIPFQNYNIELNLSIQRHICKDCKKTFSPSTSVAKDNSNISNNLKYAIAQELQENISLTFIAKKYNLSISSVQRIMDECYSDFKVNKDHLPETICIDEFKSVKNIDGAMSFIFADYQTKNIIDIVEDRRLNSLTEYFSRFSLEARNNVKYICMDMYSPYISLVKSIFPESEIVLDKFHIVNLVSRAFNQTRISIMNSLKDDSLKRKLKLFWKLLQKYYPDLCQEPYYCPSFKYKLSTKQKVDYLLEKSPELDVNFNIYQDILQSIRHNNFKRFENIVKKNLAKKEKVSKKMLVALKTFKKYMKHIENMFKSNITNGLIEGLNNKIKSIKRTAFGYSNFSNFKKRILIQAGIISIGA; encoded by the coding sequence GTGATTTCATTGTCTCTATCTAATTTTATCAAAACTATTTTAAATATTCAAGATGATAATATTTCTTTTCCAGAAGAAGATTATTGTCAGATTATTCAAAAAGGTAATTATGTGATTAAAGTTTTTAAAGGTTTTCTTAAATCTAATTATTGTTCTTGTCCTCATTGTAATTCTAAAAATATTGTTAAAAATGGTTCTAGAGAACGTAATATTAAATTTATTCCTTTTCAAAATTACAACATTGAACTTAATCTTAGTATACAAAGACATATCTGTAAAGATTGTAAAAAAACTTTTTCTCCTTCTACTAGTGTTGCTAAAGATAATTCTAATATTTCTAATAACCTTAAATACGCTATTGCGCAAGAACTTCAAGAAAATATTTCTCTTACTTTTATTGCTAAGAAGTACAATCTTTCTATTTCTTCAGTTCAAAGAATTATGGATGAGTGTTACTCTGATTTTAAGGTTAATAAAGACCATTTACCTGAAACTATATGCATTGATGAGTTTAAGTCAGTTAAAAATATTGATGGTGCTATGTCTTTTATCTTTGCTGATTATCAAACTAAAAATATTATTGATATTGTGGAAGATAGAAGATTAAATTCCTTGACAGAATACTTTTCAAGATTTTCACTTGAAGCTAGGAATAATGTAAAATATATCTGTATGGATATGTATTCTCCATATATTAGTTTGGTAAAATCTATTTTTCCTGAGTCTGAGATAGTATTAGATAAATTTCATATTGTTAATCTAGTTAGTAGAGCTTTTAACCAAACTAGAATATCTATTATGAATTCTCTTAAAGATGATTCATTAAAAAGAAAATTAAAACTATTTTGGAAATTACTCCAAAAATATTATCCTGACCTTTGTCAAGAACCATATTATTGTCCAAGCTTTAAATACAAACTTAGTACTAAGCAAAAAGTGGACTATCTTCTAGAAAAGAGTCCTGAATTAGATGTTAATTTTAATATATATCAAGATATTCTTCAATCAATAAGACATAATAACTTTAAAAGATTTGAAAATATTGTAAAGAAAAATTTAGCTAAAAAAGAGAAAGTATCTAAAAAAATGCTAGTAGCTTTAAAGACTTTTAAAAAATATATGAAACACATTGAAAATATGTTTAAGTCAAACATTACAAATGGGTTGATAGAAGGTTTAAACAACAAAATTAAGTCAATAAAGAGAACAGCATTTGGATATTCAAATTTTAGTAATTTTAAAAAGCGCATATTAATTCAAGCAGGAATTATATCAATTGGTGCTTAA
- the pepV gene encoding dipeptidase PepV, producing the protein MDLKEKVLDYKDEVVKEIQNAIRVKSVKEAPLPGMPFGEGPAKALDHFMDLAKKLGFKAEKFDNYAMHIDMGEGEETLGILAHVDVVPEGDNWTYPPYSGTIADGKIFGRGTLDDKGPAIISLFAMKAIADAGIKLNKKIRMILGADEESGSACLKYYFGELKMPYPDIAFTPDSSFPVTYAEKGSVRVKIKKKFNTLQDLVIKGGNAFNSVPNEANGVIPVDMLGEVRNKNKVEFEREGNTYKVFSAGIPAHGAYPSKGYNAVSALFEVLKDIEVKNEELKGLVTFFDKFVKMETDGESFGVKCTDGETGELTLNLGKINLENNELEIWIDMRIPVKIKNEQIIETIKKNTEDYGYEFLLHSNTQPLYVAKDSFLVSTLMNIYKELTGDNDAEPVAIGGGTYAKYAKNAVAFGALLPDQEDRMHQRDEYLEISKIDKLLQIYVEAIYRLAK; encoded by the coding sequence ATGGATTTAAAAGAAAAAGTTTTAGATTACAAAGATGAGGTGGTAAAAGAAATTCAAAATGCTATTAGAGTAAAAAGTGTTAAAGAAGCACCATTACCTGGAATGCCTTTTGGAGAAGGACCAGCAAAAGCACTTGATCATTTTATGGACCTAGCAAAAAAATTAGGCTTTAAAGCAGAAAAATTTGATAACTATGCAATGCATATAGATATGGGAGAAGGGGAAGAAACATTAGGAATACTTGCCCATGTTGATGTAGTCCCAGAAGGTGACAACTGGACTTATCCACCATATTCAGGAACAATAGCAGATGGAAAAATCTTTGGTAGAGGGACATTAGATGACAAAGGACCTGCTATAATTTCTTTATTTGCTATGAAAGCAATAGCAGATGCAGGAATAAAATTAAATAAAAAAATTAGAATGATATTAGGAGCAGACGAAGAAAGTGGAAGTGCTTGTTTAAAATATTATTTTGGAGAATTAAAAATGCCTTATCCTGATATTGCATTTACACCAGATTCAAGTTTCCCTGTAACTTATGCTGAAAAAGGAAGTGTAAGAGTTAAAATAAAGAAAAAATTTAACACTTTACAAGATTTAGTAATAAAAGGTGGAAATGCTTTTAACTCTGTTCCAAATGAAGCTAATGGAGTAATTCCTGTTGATATGCTTGGAGAAGTTAGAAATAAAAATAAAGTTGAATTTGAAAGAGAAGGAAATACTTACAAAGTATTTTCAGCAGGTATTCCAGCACATGGAGCATATCCAAGCAAAGGATATAATGCAGTATCAGCATTATTTGAAGTTTTAAAAGATATTGAAGTTAAAAATGAAGAATTAAAAGGTTTAGTTACATTCTTTGATAAATTTGTAAAAATGGAAACTGATGGTGAATCTTTTGGAGTTAAATGTACAGATGGAGAAACAGGAGAATTGACTTTAAATTTAGGAAAAATAAATTTAGAAAATAATGAACTTGAAATCTGGATAGATATGAGAATTCCTGTTAAAATTAAAAATGAACAAATAATAGAAACTATTAAGAAAAATACAGAAGATTATGGTTATGAATTTTTATTACACTCAAATACTCAACCTTTATATGTTGCAAAAGATAGTTTCTTAGTTTCAACTTTAATGAATATCTATAAAGAACTAACTGGAGATAACGATGCTGAACCAGTAGCAATAGGCGGAGGAACTTATGCTAAATATGCAAAAAATGCTGTTGCATTTGGAGCTTTACTTCCAGATCAAGAAGATAGAATGCACCAAAGAGATGAATATTTAGAAATATCAAAAATAGATAAACTTCTTCAAATATATGTAGAAGCAATTTATAGATTGGCAAAATAG
- a CDS encoding MlaA family lipoprotein produces the protein MKIKKLLLLSVLSLTLISCSNTSQVNTSNTDYTEANNVVYANPGESNFMADEPDPWEPFNRRMYYFNYQIERLLITPIVNTYKFITPDFVEDRVSNFFKNTKVLNTMANSAFQFKGRKSMRALGRFTINTVLGLGGLFDVASKMGIPKPHEDFGLTLAHYGVGRGPYLVLPILGPTYLRDAFGMGVDSVVAGKTDIYNRMDLFSSSNAGLTVLRGVDMRKNIDFHYYQTNSPFEYEYVRYLYSKYRGIQEAASKQ, from the coding sequence ATGAAAATTAAAAAATTATTATTACTTAGTGTTTTAAGCCTAACTCTAATTTCTTGTAGTAATACAAGTCAAGTGAATACATCTAATACAGATTACACAGAAGCTAATAATGTTGTTTATGCTAATCCTGGTGAAAGTAACTTCATGGCTGATGAACCTGATCCATGGGAACCATTTAATAGAAGAATGTATTATTTCAACTATCAAATAGAAAGGCTATTAATAACACCTATTGTCAATACATATAAATTTATTACTCCTGATTTTGTTGAAGACAGAGTAAGTAATTTCTTTAAAAATACAAAAGTGTTGAATACTATGGCTAACTCAGCTTTCCAATTTAAAGGAAGAAAATCTATGAGAGCCTTAGGAAGATTCACAATCAATACTGTATTAGGCTTAGGAGGACTTTTTGATGTAGCTTCTAAAATGGGAATACCAAAGCCTCATGAAGATTTTGGATTGACACTTGCACATTATGGAGTAGGTAGAGGACCTTATTTAGTTCTACCAATTCTAGGACCTACATATCTAAGAGATGCTTTTGGAATGGGTGTTGATAGTGTCGTAGCAGGAAAAACAGATATATACAATAGAATGGATTTATTTAGTTCATCAAATGCTGGTTTAACAGTTTTAAGAGGTGTAGATATGAGAAAGAATATTGATTTCCATTATTATCAAACAAATTCACCTTTTGAATACGAATATGTAAGGTATTTATATAGTAAATATAGAGGAATACAAGAAGCAGCAAGTAAACAATAA
- a CDS encoding DUF2156 domain-containing protein, with amino-acid sequence MWQKLTVESKSSIEEYTKNRFEICDLSFSNLLIWSIGENTEYEIENDILTMRSIYMGEVYYYMPIPKNDTPENIEKMKEKIREILKENVTIHYFTEYWYEKLKDDFNLQEKRDYEDYIYSYENLSTLKGRHYAKKKNRVSNFRKSYEYSYEHISKDNINEVIDFQKKWYEIHSESGGEILKNENEGILYLFKNYEKLDLKGGFLKVNNRIVAYSLGEALTDKMVLVHTEKALIDYIGSYQAINMIYLQEEWQGYELVNREDDFGDEGLREAKMSYKPLYLQKKYSIEKNV; translated from the coding sequence ATGTGGCAGAAATTAACAGTAGAATCTAAAAGTTCTATTGAAGAATATACCAAGAATAGATTTGAAATATGTGATTTAAGTTTTTCTAATTTATTAATATGGAGTATTGGAGAAAATACAGAATATGAAATAGAAAATGATATTTTAACTATGAGAAGTATCTACATGGGAGAGGTATATTATTATATGCCTATCCCTAAAAATGATACTCCTGAAAATATAGAAAAAATGAAAGAAAAAATAAGAGAAATTTTAAAAGAAAATGTAACTATTCACTATTTCACAGAGTATTGGTATGAAAAATTAAAAGATGATTTTAATTTACAAGAAAAAAGAGATTATGAAGACTATATTTATTCTTATGAAAACCTATCAACTTTAAAAGGTAGACATTATGCTAAAAAGAAAAATAGAGTATCCAATTTTAGAAAAAGTTATGAATACTCTTATGAACACATAAGCAAAGATAATATCAATGAAGTTATAGATTTTCAAAAAAAATGGTATGAAATTCATTCAGAATCAGGGGGAGAAATTCTAAAAAATGAAAATGAAGGAATATTATATCTTTTTAAAAATTATGAAAAATTAGATTTAAAAGGTGGATTTCTAAAAGTGAATAACCGTATCGTTGCTTATAGTTTAGGAGAAGCTTTAACTGATAAAATGGTATTAGTTCACACAGAAAAAGCTTTAATTGACTATATAGGAAGTTATCAAGCAATAAATATGATTTATTTACAAGAAGAATGGCAAGGCTATGAATTAGTAAATAGGGAGGATGATTTTGGTGATGAAGGTTTAAGAGAAGCTAAAATGTCTTATAAACCTCTTTATTTACAAAAGAAATATAGTATTGAGAAGAATGTGTAA
- a CDS encoding serine/threonine protein kinase: MNKLLNKIVLFLILSLTAFSYNFPIDNPYSATIIGSATMMTPGVSENIPLKVYEIQIKDKKDIPDAFWYASKFKFSFSKQKNKKAPLIFVLAGTGSDYSTTRVKFMQRIFHDAGYHTIAISSQMSQQFMISASTNSVPGMLIRDNEDIYKAMKLAYNRIKEQVDVTDFYIMGYSLGGTNAAVLSYIDEKEKAFNFKRVFMVNPPVELYDSAVKLDKYLDDYTGGKSAGIEKLLNTTLARVKGGLTSEYANIGADTIYEIVKGDILSEAEKKAYIGLAFRLTSNDLNFISDFITKSHVYTKNPEKVNKFTNMKEYFKAVNFATFEDYVNKVGFPYYNKYNKEFSAEDLKREASLRVIEDYLRKSPKIAAVTNTDELILDEKDINYLKEVFKDRLVIYPKGGHCGNMFYKENVDVMLKFVNEGVLKYEN, translated from the coding sequence TTGAATAAATTATTAAATAAGATAGTACTATTTTTAATACTATCATTAACAGCATTTTCTTATAATTTTCCAATAGATAATCCCTATTCAGCAACAATTATAGGAAGTGCTACAATGATGACACCAGGAGTCAGTGAAAATATACCACTAAAAGTATATGAAATACAAATAAAAGATAAAAAAGATATTCCTGATGCATTTTGGTATGCTAGTAAATTTAAATTTTCTTTTAGTAAACAAAAGAATAAAAAGGCACCTTTAATCTTTGTTCTAGCCGGAACAGGTTCAGATTATAGTACAACAAGAGTTAAATTTATGCAAAGAATATTCCATGATGCTGGGTATCACACAATAGCAATAAGTTCTCAAATGAGTCAACAATTTATGATTTCTGCTTCAACAAATTCTGTTCCTGGTATGCTTATTAGGGATAATGAAGATATTTATAAGGCTATGAAGCTTGCCTATAATAGGATTAAAGAGCAGGTGGATGTTACAGACTTTTATATAATGGGGTATAGCTTAGGTGGAACTAATGCTGCAGTTTTATCATATATAGATGAAAAAGAAAAGGCTTTTAACTTTAAAAGAGTATTTATGGTAAACCCTCCAGTTGAATTATACGATTCAGCAGTAAAATTGGATAAGTACTTAGATGACTATACTGGTGGAAAATCAGCAGGAATAGAGAAATTATTAAACACAACTTTAGCAAGAGTTAAAGGTGGATTGACAAGTGAATATGCTAATATTGGTGCTGATACTATTTATGAAATAGTAAAGGGTGATATATTATCTGAGGCAGAAAAAAAAGCATATATAGGTTTAGCTTTTAGATTGACTTCAAATGATTTAAACTTTATTTCAGACTTTATAACTAAAAGTCATGTATATACAAAAAATCCAGAAAAAGTAAATAAATTTACAAATATGAAAGAATACTTTAAAGCAGTTAATTTTGCAACTTTTGAAGATTATGTTAATAAGGTAGGTTTTCCATATTATAACAAATACAACAAAGAATTTTCTGCTGAAGATTTAAAAAGAGAAGCAAGTTTAAGAGTTATAGAAGATTATCTTAGAAAATCCCCTAAAATTGCAGCAGTAACAAATACTGATGAATTAATTTTAGATGAAAAAGATATTAACTATTTAAAAGAGGTATTTAAAGATAGATTAGTTATTTATCCTAAGGGAGGACATTGTGGAAATATGTTCTATAAAGAAAATGTAGATGTTATGTTAAAATTTGTAAATGAGGGGGTTTTAAAATATGAAAATTAA
- a CDS encoding Na/Pi cotransporter family protein, translating into MYLKIILQLIGGLGLFLYGMEHMSTSMQKIAGPKLKKILASLTNNRIFGILVGIIITALVQSSSVSTVMTIGFVNASLLTLKQALGVILGANIGTTITGWLLVLDIGKYGLPIVGLAAILYMFMKKEKARTNLSAIIGVGLIFFGLQLMSQALSPLKDMPEFIEMFKMFRVDSYFGLLKVTAVGAIITALIQSSAATIGITIALATQGLIDYQAAVALVLGENVGTTVTALLASLGAKPNAKRAAYAHTLINLIGVIWVTSIFRIYLYFLNLFVDPVNHMGAAIAAAHTIFNISNVIILTPFVGLLNKFLLFAVKDTGEDELRVTKLASLKMTLPSVIIEQTKIEVNSMVDMIEDVFLKLEESLKEKDKIAKYNETIVEAEDKLDLYEKEIYDSNFSLLSKSLSKELIEDTRMNLLACDEYETIGDYQNRIANRLFMLYENSIEVDEIRAKLVFKLHSLTVELFNDISRAVRTSEKELYPIGMKKYQALKTYYKEVKREHFSRAENIPARLNTGYLDIINYYKRIADHTYNIIEYVMKI; encoded by the coding sequence ATGTATTTAAAAATTATATTACAACTTATTGGTGGTTTAGGATTGTTTTTATATGGTATGGAACATATGTCAACAAGTATGCAAAAAATTGCAGGACCAAAGCTAAAAAAGATTTTAGCTTCTTTAACTAATAATAGAATTTTTGGTATTTTAGTTGGAATTATTATAACAGCTTTAGTACAATCATCATCTGTTAGTACAGTTATGACTATTGGTTTTGTAAATGCTTCTCTTTTAACTTTAAAACAAGCTTTGGGAGTTATTTTAGGAGCTAATATAGGAACAACTATAACTGGTTGGTTATTAGTATTAGATATAGGTAAATATGGACTTCCTATAGTTGGACTAGCTGCTATCCTATATATGTTTATGAAAAAAGAAAAAGCTAGAACAAATTTAAGTGCAATAATTGGAGTTGGATTAATATTTTTTGGTTTACAACTTATGAGCCAAGCACTTAGCCCTTTAAAAGATATGCCTGAATTTATTGAAATGTTTAAAATGTTTAGAGTTGACTCATATTTTGGTTTACTTAAAGTAACAGCTGTTGGAGCAATTATAACAGCTTTAATCCAATCTTCAGCAGCTACTATTGGGATAACAATAGCACTTGCAACACAAGGACTTATTGATTATCAAGCAGCAGTTGCATTAGTTTTAGGAGAAAATGTAGGAACCACTGTAACTGCTTTACTTGCTTCATTAGGAGCAAAACCAAATGCAAAAAGAGCTGCTTATGCTCATACATTAATAAATTTAATAGGTGTTATTTGGGTAACTTCTATATTCAGAATCTATTTATATTTTTTAAATCTTTTTGTTGATCCTGTAAATCATATGGGAGCAGCAATAGCAGCTGCACATACAATATTTAATATAAGTAATGTTATTATTTTAACTCCCTTCGTAGGTCTATTGAATAAATTTTTATTATTTGCAGTGAAAGATACTGGCGAAGATGAATTAAGAGTTACTAAGTTAGCTTCTTTAAAAATGACTTTACCTAGTGTAATAATAGAGCAAACTAAAATAGAAGTAAATTCTATGGTAGATATGATAGAAGATGTATTTTTAAAATTAGAAGAATCTTTAAAAGAAAAGGATAAGATTGCTAAGTATAATGAGACTATAGTTGAAGCAGAAGATAAATTAGATTTGTACGAAAAAGAAATCTATGACTCTAACTTCTCTTTATTGAGTAAATCTTTAAGTAAAGAACTAATAGAAGATACTAGAATGAATTTATTAGCTTGTGATGAATATGAAACTATTGGTGACTATCAAAATAGAATAGCAAATAGACTTTTTATGCTTTATGAAAACTCTATTGAAGTTGATGAAATAAGAGCAAAACTAGTTTTTAAACTTCATTCTCTTACAGTTGAACTATTTAATGATATAAGTAGAGCAGTAAGAACAAGTGAAAAAGAATTATATCCAATAGGTATGAAAAAATACCAAGCTTTAAAAACTTACTATAAAGAAGTTAAAAGAGAACATTTTTCTAGAGCTGAAAACATACCAGCAAGATTAAATACTGGTTATTTGGATATAATAAATTACTATAAGAGAATTGCAGACCATACTTATAATATTATTGAATATGTAATGAAAATATAA